A genomic segment from Conger conger chromosome 2, fConCon1.1, whole genome shotgun sequence encodes:
- the LOC133121428 gene encoding deleted in malignant brain tumors 1 protein-like, which yields MRDAGVVCRQLGCGDAVDALGEAHFGPGSGRIWMGAVFCNGSESSLKQCESRGWGKHRCNHGEEGGVICSEVRLVGGTDLCSGRVEVHHGSSWGTVCDADFDQQDAEVVCRELGCGAPKELRGAAAFGQGEGQAE from the exons ATGagggatgctggggtggtgtgcagacagctgggctgtggagatgctgtagatgcactaggagaggctcactttggaccagggtctgggagaatatggatgggtGCTGTGTTCTGCAatggatcagaatcctcactgaagcagtgtgagtCACGAGGATGGGGTAAACATCGCTGTAATCATGGAGAGGAAggtggagtgatctgctcag aggtcaggctggtgggcgggactgacctgtgctctgggagagtagaggtgcatcatgggagctcctggggcacggtgtgtgatgctgactttgaccagcaggacgcagaggttgtgtgcagggagctgggctgtggggctcctaaagagctgcgcggggcagctgcattcggccagggcgagggccag